The Salvelinus namaycush isolate Seneca chromosome 8, SaNama_1.0, whole genome shotgun sequence genome has a segment encoding these proteins:
- the LOC120052676 gene encoding prothymosin alpha-A-like — MADAKVETSTEISAKDLKEKKLVEEAENGKDTPANGKAEAEENGDQDNDVEEDDDDVGEEEDEEDDAEGDEEDDDDEVEGRAGKRAAEGDDDDEDDVETKKQKTDDD, encoded by the exons ATGGCTGACGCAAAAGTCGAAACTAGTACGGAGATCTCTGCCAAG GACCTGAAAGAGAAGAAGCTTGTTGAAGAGGCAGAAAATGGAAAAGACACCCCAGCCAATGGAAAAGCT GAGGCTGAGGAGAATGGTGATCAGGACAATGATgtagaggaggatgatgatgatgtgggagaggaggaggatgaggaagatgatGCTGAGG GTGATGAAGAAGATGATGACGATGAGGTCGAGGGTCGTGCAGGCAAGAGGGCGGCAGaaggtgatgatgatgacgag GATGATGTTGAAACAAAGAAGCAGAAAACCGACGATGATTAA